In Neisseria dentiae, one DNA window encodes the following:
- a CDS encoding 2,3-butanediol dehydrogenase translates to MKAARFYDKGDIRIEDIPEPTVEPGTVGIKVAWCGICGTDLHEFMEGPIFIPPCGHPHPISGESAPVTMGHEFSGVVYAVGEGVDDIKVGQHVVVEPYIVADDVPTGPGSNYHLSKNMNFIGLGGRGGGLSEKIAVKRRWVHPISDKIPLDQAALIEPLSVGHHAFVRSGAKAGDVALVGGAGPIGLLLAAILKAKGLKVIITELSAARKDKARESGVADYILDPSQVDVVEEVKKLTNGEGVDVAFECSSVNKVLDTLVEACKPTAVVVIVSIWSHPATVSVHSVVMKELDIRGTIAYCNDHQETIKLVEEGKINLEPFITQRIKLDELISEGFERLIHNNESAVKIIVNPNL, encoded by the coding sequence ATGAAAGCAGCCCGTTTTTACGATAAAGGCGATATCCGCATCGAAGATATTCCCGAGCCGACCGTCGAACCCGGCACGGTAGGCATCAAAGTGGCGTGGTGCGGCATTTGCGGCACCGACTTGCACGAATTTATGGAGGGGCCGATTTTCATCCCGCCCTGCGGCCATCCGCACCCGATTTCCGGCGAATCGGCCCCCGTTACCATGGGCCACGAATTTTCCGGCGTGGTGTATGCCGTGGGCGAGGGTGTGGACGATATCAAGGTAGGCCAGCATGTGGTGGTCGAGCCTTACATCGTGGCCGACGATGTGCCCACCGGCCCCGGCAGCAACTATCATTTGTCTAAAAACATGAACTTCATCGGCTTGGGCGGACGCGGCGGCGGCCTGTCTGAAAAAATCGCCGTCAAACGCCGTTGGGTACACCCGATTTCCGACAAAATCCCGTTGGATCAAGCGGCTTTGATCGAACCTTTGTCGGTAGGCCACCATGCGTTTGTGCGCAGCGGTGCCAAAGCGGGTGATGTCGCCTTGGTGGGCGGCGCAGGCCCCATCGGTTTGCTGTTGGCTGCGATTCTGAAAGCCAAAGGCTTGAAAGTGATTATCACCGAGCTGAGCGCGGCGCGTAAAGACAAAGCCCGCGAATCGGGCGTGGCCGATTATATTCTCGACCCCTCCCAAGTGGATGTGGTGGAAGAAGTGAAAAAACTCACCAACGGCGAAGGCGTGGACGTGGCTTTCGAGTGCTCCAGCGTGAATAAAGTGCTGGATACGCTGGTTGAAGCGTGCAAACCCACCGCAGTGGTGGTGATTGTGTCGATTTGGAGCCACCCGGCCACCGTCAGCGTGCACAGCGTGGTAATGAAAGAGCTGGATATCCGCGGCACGATTGCTTATTGCAACGACCATCAGGAAACCATCAAGCTGGTGGAAGAGGGCAAAATCAACCTCGAGCCGTTCATTACCCAGCGCATCAAACTCGACGAGCTGATTTCCGAAGGATTCGAGCGTTTGATTCACAACAACGAATCGGCGGTTAAGATTATCGTGAACCCGAATCTGTAA
- a CDS encoding universal stress protein — MYKHLVVAVDGSATSLNALKHAADLASFGNARLTLVHVANPAEYMALAPEFLQHESYEAAAVAQGNEVLDFAENSAKEQGVANVVKHLLVANKGAREMAQELVDYADAQGADLLVLGTHGRSGLMHLLMGSFAETVMRQSHLPLLIIRSTEDEAE, encoded by the coding sequence ATGTATAAACATTTGGTTGTTGCCGTTGACGGCAGTGCGACTTCCCTCAACGCTTTGAAGCACGCCGCCGACTTGGCAAGTTTCGGCAATGCGCGGCTGACTTTGGTTCACGTTGCCAACCCCGCCGAATATATGGCGCTGGCACCTGAATTTTTGCAGCATGAAAGCTACGAAGCCGCCGCGGTGGCACAGGGCAACGAAGTGCTGGATTTTGCCGAAAACAGCGCCAAAGAGCAGGGTGTGGCCAATGTGGTGAAACATCTGCTGGTGGCCAACAAAGGCGCGCGCGAAATGGCGCAGGAGCTGGTGGATTACGCCGATGCGCAAGGTGCCGACCTGCTGGTTTTGGGCACCCACGGCCGCAGCGGCCTGATGCACCTGCTGATGGGCAGCTTTGCCGAAACCGTGATGCGCCAAAGCCATCTGCCGCTGCTGATTATCCGCAGCACGGAAGACGAAGCGGAATAA
- a CDS encoding tRNA threonylcarbamoyladenosine dehydratase — MLDTASVSSRRFGGIARLYGEAALQRFAAAHVCVVGVGGVGSWAVEALARSGIGALTLVDLDNVAESNVNRQLPALTAEFGKAKVTALHERILQINPACRVTEIEDFVTEENLTEIFRRPFDFVIDAIDQVRVKAAMAAYFVQNRRPFVVSGGAGGQKNPALIQTGDLSRATHDPLLANLRYTLRKRYGFPRGGEKMRVPCVFSTENITPPQTAEACSTDNLSDGRNSPQGLSCAGYGASMLVTAPFGLYCAQAAIEHIGAKK; from the coding sequence ATGCTAGACACCGCTTCCGTTTCTTCCCGCCGTTTCGGCGGCATCGCCCGCCTTTACGGCGAAGCCGCATTGCAGCGCTTTGCCGCCGCGCACGTTTGTGTGGTGGGCGTGGGCGGCGTCGGCTCGTGGGCGGTGGAAGCGCTCGCACGCAGCGGCATCGGCGCATTAACGCTGGTGGATTTGGACAACGTGGCCGAATCCAACGTCAACCGCCAGCTGCCCGCGCTCACGGCCGAATTCGGCAAGGCCAAGGTAACGGCGCTGCACGAACGCATTCTGCAAATCAACCCCGCCTGCCGCGTAACCGAAATCGAAGACTTTGTTACCGAAGAAAACCTGACCGAAATTTTCAGACGGCCTTTCGATTTTGTTATCGACGCCATCGACCAAGTGCGCGTGAAAGCGGCGATGGCGGCTTATTTCGTGCAAAACCGCCGGCCGTTTGTGGTAAGCGGCGGCGCCGGCGGCCAGAAAAACCCGGCTTTAATCCAAACCGGCGATTTGAGCCGCGCCACCCACGACCCGCTGCTGGCCAACCTGCGCTACACCCTGCGCAAACGCTACGGCTTTCCGCGCGGCGGCGAAAAAATGCGCGTGCCGTGCGTGTTTTCCACCGAAAACATCACCCCGCCGCAAACGGCCGAAGCGTGTTCGACCGATAATCTTTCAGACGGCCGCAACTCCCCGCAAGGTTTGTCGTGCGCGGGCTACGGCGCGAGCATGCTTGTTACCGCGCCGTTCGGCCTTTATTGCGCGCAGGCCGCCATCGAACACATAGGAGCGAAAAAATGA
- a CDS encoding segregation and condensation protein A, which translates to MTAAAENLQRPSENAVAWIFGQPVTDVPQDLFIPPDALKVVLHSFQGPLDLLLYLIRKQNIDVLDIPMIKITEQYLHYIAQMEAYQFDLAAEYLLMAAVLIEIKSRLLLPQPDNTEEGEEADPRAELVRRLLAYEQMKLAAAGLDALPRAGRDFAWAYLPLEIAVEAKLPDVHIADLTQAWLGILSRAKHTKSHAVVQDAVSVRAQMSAILRRLNTQGACRFSELFRPEQGAVYVVVNFIALLELAKEGLVRIVQPENFTEIEIHVKDGGTQEPENGETLSDGLFEKAEN; encoded by the coding sequence ATGACCGCCGCCGCAGAAAACCTGCAAAGGCCGTCTGAAAACGCCGTGGCGTGGATTTTCGGCCAACCCGTTACCGATGTGCCGCAGGATTTGTTTATCCCGCCCGATGCCCTGAAAGTAGTGTTGCACAGCTTTCAAGGGCCGCTGGATTTACTGCTTTATTTGATCCGCAAGCAGAATATCGACGTGCTCGATATTCCAATGATTAAAATCACCGAGCAATATCTGCACTATATCGCCCAAATGGAAGCCTATCAGTTTGATTTGGCTGCCGAATATTTATTGATGGCGGCGGTGCTGATAGAAATCAAATCGCGCCTGCTGCTGCCGCAGCCCGACAACACGGAAGAAGGCGAAGAAGCCGACCCGCGTGCCGAACTGGTGCGCCGCCTGCTGGCCTACGAGCAGATGAAGCTCGCCGCCGCCGGCCTCGACGCCCTGCCCCGCGCCGGCCGCGATTTTGCCTGGGCCTACCTGCCGCTGGAAATCGCCGTTGAAGCCAAACTGCCCGACGTGCACATCGCCGACCTTACCCAGGCGTGGCTGGGCATACTTTCCCGCGCCAAACACACCAAAAGCCACGCCGTGGTGCAAGACGCCGTATCCGTGCGCGCGCAGATGTCGGCCATTCTGCGCCGCCTCAACACCCAAGGCGCCTGCCGCTTTTCGGAGCTGTTCAGGCCCGAGCAAGGCGCGGTGTATGTGGTGGTGAACTTCATCGCCCTCCTTGAGCTGGCCAAAGAAGGCTTGGTGCGTATCGTGCAGCCCGAAAACTTTACCGAAATCGAAATCCATGTGAAAGACGGCGGCACACAAGAGCCGGAAAACGGCGAAACGCTTTCAGACGGCCTGTTTGAAAAAGCGGAAAACTGA
- the phoU gene encoding phosphate signaling complex protein PhoU, with protein sequence MSEHISSHFNQELENVRSEVMRMGGLVEQQLQKVLGALESGDTEALTEAIDCDSAINALEVSIDDDCQTIIARRQPAAGDLRFVLAVIRVIVDLERIGDELKKTALLAHELFSHSRITPNQLYDTHRLAAMTAPMIRRALDAFARLDSAALIELNDTDRKLDTDYRNQSRMLATYMMEEPRNIGTFMDVMMMNKAIERVGDHAKNIAEHVVYLVRGIYVRHTPPEQVQADLQG encoded by the coding sequence ATGAGCGAGCATATTTCTTCACACTTCAACCAAGAGCTGGAAAACGTGCGCAGCGAAGTGATGCGTATGGGCGGCCTGGTGGAGCAGCAACTGCAAAAAGTGCTGGGTGCGCTGGAGAGCGGCGACACGGAAGCGCTCACCGAAGCGATAGACTGCGACAGCGCCATCAACGCACTGGAAGTTTCCATCGACGACGACTGCCAAACCATCATTGCACGCCGCCAGCCTGCCGCGGGCGATTTGCGCTTCGTTTTGGCGGTGATCCGCGTGATTGTGGATTTGGAACGCATCGGCGACGAGCTGAAAAAAACCGCCCTGCTGGCGCACGAATTGTTTTCGCACAGCCGCATCACCCCAAACCAGCTTTACGATACCCACCGTTTGGCTGCGATGACGGCACCGATGATACGCCGCGCCCTCGACGCATTCGCCCGCCTCGACTCGGCGGCTTTAATCGAATTGAACGATACCGACCGCAAACTCGACACCGACTACCGCAACCAATCGCGTATGCTCGCCACCTATATGATGGAAGAGCCGCGCAATATCGGCACGTTTATGGATGTGATGATGATGAACAAAGCCATCGAGCGCGTGGGCGACCATGCGAAAAACATTGCCGAGCACGTGGTTTATCTGGTGCGCGGCATTTATGTGCGCCACACCCCACCCGAACAGGTTCAGGCCGATTTGCAGGGCTGA
- the pstS gene encoding phosphate ABC transporter substrate-binding protein PstS, translating to MKIRILAVAAATALVLTACGGSDSTPPQAKQQNAAANAENAVLNITGAGASFPQPVYVQWAQAFQAATGGKVNYQSIGSSGGVKQISAKTVQFGASDSPLKAEELEKQGLVQFPTVIGGVVPVVNVDGIVAGDLKLTGEVLAGIYLGDIKKWNDPKIKALNPSLVLPDAPITTVFRSDGSGTSFIFTTYLSQVSPKWKDTVGAANTVKWPTSDSGTAGKGNEGVSTYVNRVKNSIGYVEYAYAKQNNMAHVQMQNAAGKFVQPSQESFAAAADVDWKSIPGFSLVLTNQPAEKAWPLAAATFILVHKKADNPAQAKAVLDFFDWSYKNGNEAAAKLDYVPLPDNVKELVRAEWKTITDNQGKAVY from the coding sequence ATGAAAATCCGCATTCTAGCTGTTGCCGCTGCCACCGCCTTGGTTCTGACCGCCTGCGGCGGCAGCGATTCCACCCCGCCGCAGGCCAAGCAGCAAAACGCGGCGGCAAACGCCGAAAACGCCGTGCTCAACATTACCGGCGCGGGTGCATCGTTTCCGCAGCCGGTTTATGTGCAATGGGCGCAGGCTTTCCAAGCGGCCACCGGCGGCAAGGTGAATTATCAGTCTATCGGCTCTTCCGGCGGCGTGAAACAGATTAGCGCCAAAACCGTTCAGTTCGGCGCTTCCGATTCTCCCTTGAAAGCCGAAGAGTTGGAAAAACAGGGTTTGGTGCAGTTTCCCACCGTAATCGGCGGTGTGGTGCCGGTGGTGAATGTGGACGGCATCGTGGCGGGTGACCTGAAGCTCACCGGCGAAGTGCTGGCCGGCATCTATTTGGGCGACATCAAAAAATGGAACGACCCGAAAATCAAAGCCTTAAACCCCTCTCTGGTGTTGCCCGACGCGCCGATTACCACCGTATTCCGTTCAGACGGCTCGGGCACCAGCTTTATCTTCACCACTTATCTGAGCCAAGTGTCGCCCAAATGGAAAGACACGGTGGGCGCGGCCAACACCGTGAAGTGGCCCACTTCGGATTCGGGCACCGCAGGCAAGGGTAACGAAGGTGTGTCCACTTATGTGAACCGTGTGAAAAACTCCATCGGCTATGTGGAATATGCCTACGCCAAACAAAACAATATGGCGCATGTGCAAATGCAGAACGCGGCCGGCAAATTTGTGCAGCCTTCGCAGGAAAGCTTTGCCGCAGCGGCCGACGTGGATTGGAAAAGCATTCCCGGTTTCAGCCTCGTGCTAACCAACCAGCCCGCCGAAAAAGCCTGGCCGCTGGCTGCCGCCACCTTTATTCTGGTGCATAAAAAAGCCGACAACCCCGCGCAGGCAAAAGCCGTGCTCGACTTCTTCGACTGGTCTTACAAAAACGGCAACGAAGCTGCCGCCAAACTCGATTATGTGCCGCTGCCCGACAACGTAAAAGAGTTGGTGCGCGCCGAGTGGAAAACCATCACCGACAACCAAGGCAAAGCTGTTTATTGA
- a CDS encoding acetate kinase, whose protein sequence is MSDKLILVLNCGSSSLKGAVLDNDSGEVLLSCLAEKLNLPDAYITFKSNGEKRKVDLTRHPDHTGAVEALMEELKAHGLDSRIAAVGHRVVSGGELYSESIVITPEVVDGIEKCIPLAPLHNPANLLGIRAAQSIFKGLPNVAVFDTAFHQSIPEHAYTYAVPREFYRKYGLRRYGFHGTSYRFVADETACFLGKDKNSLRMVIAHLGNGASIAAVANGECQDTSMGLTPLEGLVMGTRSGDVDPSVFSFLAENANMSITQITDMLNKKSGLLGISELSNDCRTIEEEAGKGHEGAKLALEVFAYRLAKYVASMAVAAGGLDALVFTGGIGENSNLVRSKVLGYLGFLGLTEDKQANENARFGNAGVITAADSKALAVVIPTNEELMIAHDTARLSGL, encoded by the coding sequence ATGTCAGACAAACTGATTTTGGTATTGAACTGCGGCAGTTCTTCTTTGAAAGGCGCGGTATTGGATAACGACAGCGGCGAGGTTTTGCTGAGCTGCCTGGCCGAAAAACTGAACCTGCCCGATGCGTATATCACGTTTAAATCCAACGGCGAAAAGCGCAAAGTGGATTTAACCCGCCACCCCGACCACACCGGTGCGGTGGAAGCGCTGATGGAAGAATTGAAAGCCCACGGCCTCGACAGCCGCATCGCGGCGGTCGGCCACCGTGTGGTCAGCGGCGGCGAGCTTTACAGCGAATCTATCGTGATTACGCCCGAAGTGGTGGACGGCATTGAAAAATGTATTCCGCTGGCTCCGCTGCACAACCCTGCCAACTTATTGGGTATCCGCGCTGCGCAAAGCATCTTCAAAGGCCTGCCGAATGTGGCCGTGTTCGACACCGCTTTCCACCAAAGCATTCCCGAACACGCCTACACCTATGCCGTGCCGCGCGAGTTTTACCGCAAATACGGCCTGCGCCGCTACGGCTTCCACGGCACCAGCTACCGCTTTGTGGCCGACGAAACCGCCTGTTTCCTGGGTAAAGACAAAAACAGCCTGCGCATGGTGATTGCCCACTTGGGCAACGGTGCGTCGATTGCCGCCGTTGCCAACGGCGAGTGCCAGGACACCAGCATGGGCTTAACCCCGCTGGAGGGTTTGGTAATGGGCACCCGCAGCGGCGACGTTGACCCGAGCGTGTTCTCGTTTTTGGCCGAAAACGCCAATATGAGCATCACCCAGATTACCGATATGTTGAACAAAAAATCGGGCCTGCTGGGTATTTCGGAATTGTCTAACGACTGCCGCACCATCGAAGAAGAAGCGGGCAAAGGCCACGAAGGCGCGAAACTGGCGCTGGAAGTATTTGCCTACCGCTTGGCCAAATACGTTGCCTCTATGGCGGTTGCCGCCGGCGGTTTGGACGCTTTGGTGTTTACCGGCGGCATTGGCGAAAACTCCAATCTGGTCCGCAGCAAAGTGTTGGGCTATTTGGGCTTCTTGGGTTTGACCGAAGACAAACAGGCCAACGAAAACGCCCGTTTCGGCAATGCCGGCGTGATTACCGCTGCCGACAGCAAAGCGCTGGCGGTGGTGATTCCCACCAACGAAGAGTTGATGATCGCCCACGACACCGCCCGTTTGAGCGGCCTGTAA
- a CDS encoding 2Fe-2S iron-sulfur cluster-binding protein, whose amino-acid sequence MSYTITLAPDNAAFTAEAGEPILNAAKRQGLNLPHSCQSGICGQCKAELAGGEVAQGAHAELALSAEEAAQGKILMCCAVPQSDIVLKVPGYNGAAMPPVKTFPARVASVVYGHDVAVLTLALPKAPPFAFLAGQYIDILLKNGQVRSYSIANSPAQPESLELHIRKREGGLFSGMLFGEDALVKEKAILRVRGPLGTFTLQEGGKPAILMATGTGFAPIRSILQQMAENGDTRAVHLYWGARHEADLYRLQEAADLVAQLPNARFTPVLSRADAGWQGATGYIQAHVAADYPDLSGYEVYACGSLAMIEGARQQLVAQCGLPAGAFFSDAFSPAV is encoded by the coding sequence ATGTCTTATACCATTACCCTTGCTCCCGATAATGCCGCTTTTACCGCAGAAGCGGGGGAGCCCATTCTCAATGCCGCCAAGCGGCAGGGTTTGAATCTGCCGCATTCGTGCCAAAGCGGCATTTGCGGGCAGTGCAAAGCCGAGCTTGCCGGCGGCGAAGTGGCGCAGGGCGCGCATGCCGAGTTGGCGTTGAGCGCCGAAGAGGCGGCGCAAGGCAAGATTTTGATGTGTTGCGCGGTGCCGCAAAGCGATATTGTGCTGAAAGTGCCGGGCTATAACGGTGCGGCCATGCCGCCGGTTAAAACTTTCCCCGCGCGGGTGGCGTCGGTGGTTTACGGGCACGATGTGGCGGTGTTGACGCTGGCGCTGCCCAAAGCGCCGCCATTTGCGTTTTTGGCGGGGCAGTATATCGATATTTTGCTGAAAAACGGCCAAGTGCGCAGTTATTCGATTGCCAACAGCCCGGCGCAGCCCGAAAGTTTGGAGCTGCATATCCGCAAGCGCGAGGGCGGTTTGTTTTCGGGGATGCTGTTCGGCGAGGATGCGTTGGTTAAGGAAAAGGCGATTTTGCGCGTACGCGGCCCGTTGGGTACGTTTACGCTGCAAGAGGGCGGCAAACCGGCGATTCTGATGGCCACGGGCACGGGCTTTGCGCCTATCCGCAGCATTTTGCAGCAGATGGCGGAAAACGGCGACACGCGCGCGGTGCATCTTTATTGGGGCGCGCGGCACGAGGCCGATTTATACCGTTTGCAGGAAGCGGCGGATTTGGTTGCGCAGTTGCCCAACGCCCGCTTTACGCCGGTGCTTTCCCGTGCTGATGCGGGCTGGCAGGGGGCAACGGGGTATATCCAAGCCCATGTTGCGGCCGATTATCCCGATTTGTCGGGTTATGAGGTGTATGCCTGCGGTTCGTTGGCTATGATCGAAGGGGCGCGGCAACAGCTTGTGGCACAATGCGGCCTGCCTGCCGGCGCGTTTTTTTCGGACGCGTTTTCACCTGCGGTTTAA
- the alaS gene encoding alanine--tRNA ligase, with protein sequence MKTAELRQKFLKFFESKGHQIVPSSSLVPHDDPTLLFTNAGMNQFKDVFLGFDKRPYNRATTAQKCVRAGGKHNDLENVGYTARHHTFFEMMGNFSFGDYFKHDAIKFAWEFLTSPEWLNLPKEKLLATVYAEDDEAYNIWLNEIGLPAEKIIRIGDNKGGRYTSDNFWQMGDTGPCGPCTEIFYDHGEHIWGGPPGSAEEDGDRFIEIWNNVFMQFNRDEAGNMNPLPKPSVDTGMGLERMAAVMQHVNSNYEIDLFENLLKAAARETGVAFSMDIPSLKVIADHIRACSFLIADGVMPSNEGRGYVLRRIIRRAVRHGYKLGQKNAFFYKLVPDLVKEMGDAYPELKERQAQIEEALKNEETRFAQTLETGMALLENALADDTKTLGGEVIFKLYDTYGFPYDLTADICRERNIDMDEEGFNREMEAQRARARAAQNFKADTQLAYEGQDTEFTGYTERQTEAKILALYKGSEPVEELAEGDSGAVVLDRTPFYAESGGQIGDVGYISAGGNRFEVRDTQKIKAAVHGQFGIVVSGRLKVGDSITAEIDNDIRNANMRNHSATHLMHQALRDVLGSHVEQKGSLVTAEVTRFDISHPQAVSAEEIAEVERRVNAAILANVEVKAALMSMEEAQKTGAMMLFGEKYGDEVRVLQMGDFSTELCGGTHVSRTGDIGLFKIISEGGIAAGIRRIEAITGLNALKWAQSQERLVCDIIGEVKAQTEKDVLAKIQAHAAQSKALEKELAKAKAELAVHAGAKLLDNARDLGAAKLVVAQIDAEAGALRDIVTDLAGKSDNAVILLAAVNDGKASLCAGVSKPLTAKVKAGDLVKFVAEQIGGKGGGRPDLAQAGGTEVGKLPEALDSVADWVGGKLA encoded by the coding sequence ATGAAAACCGCAGAACTCCGCCAAAAATTCTTAAAATTCTTTGAAAGCAAAGGCCACCAGATTGTGCCTTCCTCTTCGCTGGTGCCGCACGACGACCCGACGCTGCTGTTCACCAACGCCGGCATGAACCAATTTAAAGACGTGTTTCTCGGCTTCGACAAACGCCCCTACAACCGCGCTACCACCGCGCAAAAATGCGTGCGTGCCGGCGGCAAACACAACGACCTTGAAAACGTCGGCTACACCGCCCGCCACCACACCTTCTTTGAAATGATGGGCAACTTCTCGTTCGGCGACTATTTCAAGCACGACGCCATCAAATTCGCTTGGGAATTCCTCACCAGCCCCGAATGGCTGAACCTGCCCAAAGAAAAACTGTTGGCCACCGTTTACGCCGAAGACGACGAAGCCTACAACATCTGGCTCAACGAAATCGGCCTGCCCGCCGAAAAAATCATCCGCATCGGCGACAACAAAGGCGGCCGCTACACCTCCGACAACTTCTGGCAGATGGGCGACACCGGCCCCTGCGGCCCCTGCACCGAGATTTTCTACGACCACGGCGAGCATATCTGGGGCGGCCCTCCGGGAAGCGCCGAAGAAGACGGCGACCGCTTTATCGAAATCTGGAACAACGTATTCATGCAGTTCAACCGCGACGAGGCGGGCAATATGAACCCGCTGCCCAAACCCTCGGTGGATACCGGCATGGGCTTGGAGCGCATGGCCGCCGTGATGCAGCATGTGAACAGCAACTACGAAATCGATTTGTTTGAAAACCTGCTCAAAGCCGCCGCCCGCGAAACCGGTGTGGCCTTCAGCATGGATATTCCCAGCCTGAAAGTGATTGCCGACCACATCCGCGCCTGCTCCTTCCTGATAGCCGACGGCGTGATGCCAAGCAACGAAGGCCGCGGCTATGTGTTGCGCCGCATCATCCGCCGCGCCGTGCGCCATGGCTACAAACTCGGCCAGAAAAACGCCTTCTTCTACAAACTGGTGCCTGATTTGGTCAAAGAAATGGGCGATGCCTACCCCGAGTTGAAAGAGCGTCAGGCGCAAATCGAAGAAGCATTGAAAAACGAAGAAACCCGTTTCGCCCAAACATTGGAAACCGGCATGGCTTTGCTGGAAAACGCGCTGGCCGATGACACCAAAACACTGGGCGGCGAGGTTATTTTCAAACTTTACGACACCTACGGTTTTCCCTACGACCTGACCGCCGACATCTGCCGCGAGCGCAATATCGATATGGACGAAGAAGGCTTCAACCGCGAAATGGAAGCCCAGCGCGCCCGCGCCCGCGCCGCGCAAAACTTCAAAGCCGACACCCAACTGGCCTACGAAGGGCAGGACACCGAATTCACCGGCTACACCGAACGCCAAACCGAAGCCAAAATCCTCGCCCTCTATAAAGGCAGCGAGCCGGTGGAAGAATTGGCCGAAGGCGACAGCGGCGCCGTGGTGCTCGACCGCACCCCGTTCTACGCCGAAAGCGGCGGCCAAATCGGCGATGTCGGCTATATTTCCGCCGGCGGCAACCGTTTCGAAGTGCGCGACACACAAAAAATCAAAGCCGCCGTACACGGCCAGTTCGGCATCGTGGTTTCAGGCCGTCTGAAAGTGGGCGACAGCATCACCGCCGAAATCGACAACGACATCCGCAACGCCAATATGCGCAACCACAGCGCCACCCACCTGATGCACCAAGCCCTGCGCGACGTGCTCGGCAGCCATGTCGAACAAAAAGGCTCGCTGGTAACCGCCGAAGTAACCCGCTTCGATATTTCACACCCGCAGGCTGTTAGTGCCGAAGAAATCGCCGAAGTCGAGCGCCGCGTGAACGCCGCCATTCTCGCCAACGTCGAAGTGAAAGCCGCGCTGATGAGCATGGAAGAGGCACAAAAAACCGGCGCCATGATGCTGTTCGGCGAAAAATACGGCGACGAAGTGCGCGTGTTGCAGATGGGCGATTTTTCCACCGAATTGTGCGGCGGCACCCACGTTTCCCGCACCGGCGACATCGGCCTCTTCAAAATCATCAGCGAAGGCGGCATCGCTGCCGGCATCCGCCGCATCGAAGCCATCACCGGCCTGAACGCCCTCAAATGGGCGCAAAGCCAAGAGCGCTTGGTGTGCGACATCATCGGCGAAGTGAAAGCGCAAACCGAAAAAGACGTGTTGGCCAAAATCCAAGCCCATGCCGCGCAAAGCAAAGCATTGGAAAAAGAATTGGCCAAAGCCAAAGCCGAACTGGCGGTACACGCCGGCGCCAAACTGCTGGACAACGCACGCGATTTAGGCGCAGCCAAACTGGTGGTTGCCCAAATCGACGCTGAAGCAGGCGCCCTGCGCGACATCGTTACCGACCTTGCAGGCAAATCCGACAACGCCGTGATCCTGCTGGCAGCGGTAAACGACGGCAAAGCATCGCTGTGCGCGGGCGTGTCCAAGCCGTTGACGGCAAAAGTGAAAGCCGGCGACTTGGTGAAATTCGTTGCCGAACAAATCGGCGGCAAAGGCGGCGGCCGGCCGGATTTGGCACAGGCAGGCGGAACCGAAGTGGGTAAACTGCCCGAAGCGCTGGATAGCGTAGCAGATTGGGTCGGCGGCAAGCTGGCTTGA
- a CDS encoding 23S rRNA (adenine(2030)-N(6))-methyltransferase RlmJ, which translates to MLSYRHAFHAGNHADMLKHFVLYLTLEYFNRKDKPYWYIDTHSGAGLYDLGGSEAQKVGEYKQGIGRLQQARQLPEPLQAFAGRLKSILPQPGLYCGSPWLAQALTRPADKLRLFELHPADFKHLQHNMQEARLGRRGQIMQADGYQGLISLLPPPTRRAVVLIDPPYEEKQDYARVAHTLKEAQKRFESGCYLVWYPCLSREESRKLPQQLSKLSPENYLQAELYVHAPRADGFGMHGSGMFVINPPYLLAQQLQETLPALTTLLAQDESARFVLDYAVK; encoded by the coding sequence ATGCTCAGCTACCGCCACGCTTTCCACGCCGGCAACCATGCCGATATGCTTAAACATTTCGTGCTCTACCTCACGCTCGAATATTTCAACCGCAAAGACAAGCCTTATTGGTATATCGACACCCACAGCGGCGCGGGTTTGTATGATTTGGGCGGCAGCGAAGCGCAGAAAGTGGGCGAATACAAACAAGGCATCGGGCGTTTGCAGCAGGCGCGGCAACTGCCCGAGCCGCTGCAAGCGTTTGCAGGCCGTCTGAAAAGCATTCTGCCGCAGCCCGGCCTTTATTGCGGCTCGCCGTGGCTAGCGCAGGCATTAACCCGCCCTGCCGACAAGCTGCGCCTGTTTGAGCTGCATCCGGCCGATTTCAAACATTTGCAGCACAATATGCAGGAAGCCCGCTTGGGCAGGCGCGGCCAAATCATGCAGGCCGACGGCTATCAGGGTTTGATTTCCCTGCTGCCGCCCCCGACCCGCCGTGCCGTGGTGCTTATCGACCCGCCCTACGAAGAAAAACAGGATTACGCGCGCGTGGCGCACACTTTAAAAGAAGCGCAAAAACGTTTCGAATCAGGCTGCTATTTAGTGTGGTATCCCTGCCTGAGCCGCGAAGAGAGCCGCAAACTGCCGCAGCAGCTAAGCAAACTTTCGCCCGAAAACTATTTGCAGGCCGAGCTTTATGTGCACGCGCCGCGCGCCGACGGCTTCGGCATGCACGGCAGCGGCATGTTCGTTATCAACCCGCCCTACCTGCTGGCACAGCAGTTGCAGGAAACCCTGCCCGCCCTCACCACCCTGCTCGCGCAAGACGAAAGCGCACGCTTCGTGCTGGATTATGCGGTTAAATAA